A window from Akkermansia muciniphila encodes these proteins:
- a CDS encoding type 1 glutamine amidotransferase domain-containing protein gives MKQMKILMVVTGTGMFPDGKEETGLWLSELAHMYDSAKKRGYDIVVASPRGGDTPVDPMSLKTMYMDKISKEYWDDSEFRDVLRHTKSLDEVSGELFDCIYLAGGHGAMFDFPDNAVLQTLIKDHYENNKVVGAICHGVCGLLNVKLSDGQYLVKDKKVTGFSWFEEGLAGKKKLVPFDLESALKERRADYKKSLIPMMPEVVTDGNLITGQDPFSSEKMAETVMSRFNQ, from the coding sequence ATGAAACAAATGAAAATATTAATGGTTGTAACCGGAACCGGAATGTTTCCGGACGGAAAAGAGGAAACGGGATTATGGCTCAGTGAGCTTGCCCACATGTACGACAGCGCGAAAAAGCGGGGATATGATATTGTCGTTGCCAGCCCCAGGGGAGGTGACACCCCCGTCGATCCCATGAGCCTGAAAACGATGTACATGGATAAAATCTCCAAAGAATACTGGGATGATTCCGAATTCCGGGATGTGCTGCGGCACACGAAAAGCCTGGATGAAGTTTCCGGAGAGTTGTTTGACTGCATTTATCTGGCGGGCGGCCACGGCGCGATGTTCGATTTTCCGGATAATGCCGTTCTGCAAACGCTCATTAAAGACCACTATGAAAACAATAAAGTAGTTGGAGCCATTTGCCATGGCGTATGCGGATTATTAAACGTGAAACTCTCGGACGGACAATATCTGGTAAAAGATAAAAAGGTCACGGGATTCAGCTGGTTTGAGGAAGGCCTGGCCGGAAAGAAAAAGCTGGTGCCTTTCGACCTGGAATCCGCGCTGAAGGAACGCCGGGCTGATTACAAGAAGTCATTGATTCCGATGATGCCGGAGGTAGTGACGGACGGAAACCTGATCACGGGCCAGGACCCGTTCAGTTCTGAAAAAATGGCTGAAACGGTCATGAGCCGGTTTAACCAGTAG
- a CDS encoding pirin family protein has protein sequence MNIIIDRASSRGHANHGWLNTYHTFSFANYFNPDRMQFGALRVLNDDTVLPEEGFGTHPHKNMEVISIPLKGQLRHGDSLNNSHTITRGEIQVMSAGTGIQHSEFNGSSTEPLEFLQIWVIPDRVNTPPKYRDYDIKPLLKHNEISTFLAPETDISIMQQAWFSWAELDRGVEREYKFKCQNTGVYVFVIDGEIRIGDTVLHRRDGAGITDTDSITIEAVQNSTVLLMEVAV, from the coding sequence ATGAACATCATTATTGACCGTGCATCTTCCCGTGGACATGCCAATCACGGGTGGCTGAATACGTACCATACCTTCAGCTTCGCCAATTACTTCAATCCGGACCGCATGCAGTTCGGAGCCCTGCGCGTGCTCAACGACGACACGGTTCTCCCGGAAGAAGGCTTCGGCACCCATCCCCACAAGAACATGGAGGTGATTTCCATCCCCCTGAAAGGACAGCTCCGCCACGGGGACAGCCTGAACAACAGCCATACCATCACGCGTGGGGAAATCCAGGTGATGAGCGCCGGAACGGGCATCCAGCACAGCGAATTTAACGGCAGCTCCACGGAACCCCTGGAATTCCTGCAAATATGGGTCATTCCGGACCGGGTGAACACGCCCCCCAAGTACCGGGATTACGACATCAAGCCTCTGTTGAAGCATAATGAGATTTCCACCTTCCTGGCTCCGGAAACGGACATCTCCATCATGCAGCAGGCCTGGTTCTCCTGGGCGGAGCTGGACCGCGGCGTGGAACGGGAATACAAATTCAAGTGCCAGAACACCGGGGTGTACGTCTTCGTAATAGACGGAGAGATCAGGATCGGAGACACGGTGCTGCACCGCCGGGACGGAGCCGGAATCACGGATACGGATTCCATCACCATTGAAGCGGTCCAGAACTCAACCGTTCTGCTGATGGAAGTGGCCGTCTGA
- a CDS encoding TlyA family RNA methyltransferase produces MSKQRLDVLLVSRNLVESRELAQRLIIAGEVSVGGHPSTKPGLKVNEDAEIAIRNRPRYVSRGGLKMEGALNAFPVSAEGKVCLDIGASTGGFTDCLLQHGAARVHAVDVGTNQLVWKLRQDPRVIVKEKFNARYMTPEDIGEQVDLIVSDVSFISLKKILPAAFPLLKEGGDALVLIKPQFELQPEDIGPGGIVRDPALHQRAVDSIRAFVTEELSRSWMGCEPSPITGTDGNHEFLAWLK; encoded by the coding sequence ATGAGCAAGCAACGACTCGACGTCCTTCTGGTTTCCCGCAATCTCGTAGAATCCCGGGAACTGGCCCAGAGGCTCATCATTGCCGGAGAGGTGAGCGTGGGCGGCCACCCCTCCACCAAGCCGGGCCTCAAGGTCAATGAAGACGCGGAGATCGCCATCAGGAACCGCCCCCGCTATGTCAGCCGCGGCGGCCTGAAGATGGAGGGCGCCCTGAACGCCTTTCCCGTCTCCGCGGAAGGCAAGGTCTGCCTGGACATCGGCGCGTCCACCGGAGGCTTTACGGACTGCCTGCTCCAGCACGGAGCCGCCAGGGTCCACGCGGTCGACGTCGGCACCAACCAGCTCGTCTGGAAACTGCGGCAGGACCCCCGCGTCATCGTGAAGGAGAAATTCAACGCCCGTTACATGACTCCGGAAGACATCGGGGAGCAGGTGGACCTGATCGTCTCCGACGTCTCCTTCATCTCCCTGAAAAAAATCCTGCCCGCGGCCTTCCCCCTGCTGAAGGAAGGCGGGGACGCCCTGGTGCTCATCAAGCCCCAGTTTGAGCTCCAGCCGGAAGACATCGGCCCCGGCGGCATCGTCCGGGACCCGGCCCTGCACCAGCGGGCCGTGGACTCCATACGCGCCTTCGTCACGGAGGAGCTGAGCCGCTCCTGGATGGGCTGCGAACCCTCCCCCATCACCGGAACGGACGGCAACCATGAATTCCTGGCCTGGCTCAAGTAG
- a CDS encoding class I SAM-dependent rRNA methyltransferase, with the protein MAGLIISPRARLFQGHDWVYGTEVRKVFGNPQPGDVVALKDFKDRFLGSAMFNPHSQIVARRFSRRKQELDGDFFSRRISQAVELRRRYLPEETLTRLVWSESDGLPGLIVDRYADYLVVQTLTVAMERRLPIILNVLEDLLSPRGIIVRNDSPMLAAEGIEPSVRVARGQEPEPFAARSGSVQFMIDLQTGQKTGLYLDQLDNYAAVARFARGRRVLDCFCNQGGFALACALEGAAEVTAVDVSQDAMDAVARNATLNGVSIQCVTDNAFDFLKKEAALVRDGGEHKWDLIILDPPSFTRNKKSVHDAMRGYKEIHLRAMKLLAPGGILSTFCCSHHAGADLFRESVLDAAIDAPATLRLVQQHGQRPDHPVLLNIPETEYLKGFTYELLPGR; encoded by the coding sequence ATGGCAGGTTTGATTATTTCTCCAAGGGCACGCCTTTTCCAGGGGCACGACTGGGTTTACGGCACGGAAGTGCGCAAGGTGTTCGGCAATCCCCAGCCAGGGGACGTGGTGGCGCTGAAGGATTTCAAGGACCGCTTCCTGGGGTCCGCCATGTTCAACCCCCATTCCCAGATCGTCGCCAGGCGTTTTTCCCGCCGCAAGCAGGAACTGGACGGGGACTTCTTTTCCCGGCGCATCAGCCAGGCGGTGGAACTGCGCCGCCGGTATCTGCCGGAAGAAACCCTCACGCGCCTCGTCTGGAGCGAGTCGGACGGCCTCCCCGGCCTGATCGTGGACCGTTACGCGGATTACCTGGTCGTGCAGACGCTGACCGTCGCCATGGAACGCCGCCTTCCCATCATCCTGAACGTTCTGGAAGACCTGCTCTCCCCCCGGGGGATCATTGTCAGGAATGATTCCCCCATGCTGGCGGCGGAGGGCATTGAGCCTTCCGTCCGCGTGGCGCGCGGGCAGGAGCCGGAACCCTTTGCCGCACGCAGCGGCAGCGTGCAGTTCATGATTGACCTCCAGACGGGGCAGAAAACCGGACTGTACCTGGACCAGCTGGACAATTACGCCGCCGTGGCCCGTTTCGCCCGCGGACGCCGCGTGCTGGACTGCTTCTGCAACCAGGGCGGCTTTGCCCTGGCCTGCGCCCTGGAGGGAGCCGCGGAAGTCACGGCCGTGGACGTCTCCCAGGACGCCATGGACGCCGTGGCGCGCAACGCAACGCTGAACGGCGTCTCCATCCAGTGCGTTACGGACAACGCGTTTGACTTCCTGAAGAAGGAGGCCGCCCTCGTCCGGGACGGCGGGGAGCACAAGTGGGACCTGATCATCCTGGACCCGCCCTCCTTCACCAGAAACAAGAAATCCGTGCATGACGCCATGCGCGGGTATAAGGAAATCCACCTCCGCGCCATGAAGCTCCTGGCGCCGGGAGGCATCCTTTCCACCTTCTGCTGCTCCCACCACGCCGGGGCGGACCTGTTCCGGGAGAGCGTTCTGGACGCCGCCATTGACGCGCCGGCCACCCTGCGCCTGGTACAGCAACACGGCCAGAGGCCGGACCACCCGGTTTTACTGAACATTCCGGAAACGGAGTACCTTAAGGGCTTCACTTATGAACTGCTTCCCGGCAGATGA
- a CDS encoding DUF2062 domain-containing protein yields MEHRYRQLMRKVRLYLLTEVRKKSWTSKFLSARIFDHVYWSWNRQSVATGAAWGAAAAIAPLPMQSLWGVFACLWRKGNIPVAILMAWLSPPGFTFFAIPGQWWLGWFLFSSVGLPTSGANWQMLKTAVQQWSWAPFDGLSIGMVSLEFLTGWIVSSVVLGFLCYGLVQLAWGVGHFLRGRSKAEGE; encoded by the coding sequence ATGGAACACCGCTACAGGCAATTAATGCGCAAGGTCAGGCTCTACCTGCTGACGGAGGTGCGTAAAAAATCGTGGACCAGCAAGTTCCTTTCCGCCAGGATTTTTGACCATGTTTACTGGTCCTGGAACAGGCAGTCCGTGGCTACGGGCGCCGCCTGGGGCGCCGCGGCGGCGATTGCCCCGCTGCCCATGCAGAGCCTGTGGGGCGTGTTTGCCTGCCTGTGGCGCAAGGGGAATATTCCCGTAGCCATCCTGATGGCGTGGCTTTCCCCCCCCGGCTTCACCTTTTTTGCCATTCCGGGCCAGTGGTGGCTGGGGTGGTTCCTTTTTTCCAGCGTGGGCCTTCCCACATCCGGGGCAAACTGGCAGATGCTTAAAACGGCGGTGCAGCAATGGTCCTGGGCTCCGTTTGACGGGCTGAGCATCGGCATGGTCAGCCTGGAGTTCCTGACGGGCTGGATCGTTTCCAGCGTGGTGCTGGGCTTCCTGTGCTACGGGCTGGTGCAGCTTGCATGGGGTGTGGGCCACTTTCTGCGCGGCAGAAGCAAGGCTGAAGGAGAATAA
- the nagB gene encoding glucosamine-6-phosphate deaminase has product MKVETFETPQDAAKSLAGEVAELIRKRAAEGRNVVLGLATGATPLPFYAELVRLHKEEGLSFSNVISFNLDEYSGLDHDHPESYWYFMHTNLFNHIDMKPENINLPSGTVKGDEIAAHCAAYEQKIKDCGGIDLQILGIGRTGHIGFNEPGSDDTTITRQVHLDELTRSDAGPAFGGVENVPTTAITMGVATIMGAREVALMAWGEKKASIVKKAVQGPVTVDVAASYLQKHPNAKFLLDKGAASQL; this is encoded by the coding sequence ATGAAAGTAGAAACTTTTGAAACTCCCCAGGATGCTGCCAAGTCTTTGGCAGGAGAAGTTGCGGAACTCATCCGCAAGCGCGCCGCTGAAGGCAGGAACGTGGTTCTTGGCCTTGCCACGGGCGCCACTCCGCTGCCTTTTTATGCGGAACTGGTCCGTCTCCACAAGGAGGAAGGCCTTTCCTTCAGCAACGTCATCTCCTTCAATCTGGACGAATACAGCGGCCTGGACCACGACCATCCGGAATCCTACTGGTATTTCATGCACACCAACCTTTTCAACCACATTGACATGAAGCCGGAAAACATCAATCTGCCCTCCGGAACCGTCAAGGGTGATGAAATTGCCGCCCACTGCGCCGCCTATGAACAGAAAATCAAGGATTGCGGCGGCATTGACCTCCAGATTCTCGGCATCGGCCGCACCGGCCACATCGGTTTCAATGAACCCGGCTCCGATGATACCACCATTACGCGCCAGGTGCACCTGGACGAACTGACCCGCTCCGACGCCGGCCCCGCCTTCGGCGGTGTGGAAAACGTTCCCACCACGGCCATCACCATGGGCGTGGCTACCATCATGGGCGCCCGTGAAGTGGCCCTGATGGCCTGGGGGGAAAAGAAGGCTTCCATCGTGAAGAAAGCCGTTCAGGGTCCTGTGACGGTGGATGTGGCCGCCTCTTACCTGCAGAAGCATCCGAACGCCAAGTTCCTTCTGGACAAGGGCGCCGCTTCCCAGCTTTAA